A genomic window from Lotus japonicus ecotype B-129 chromosome 1, LjGifu_v1.2 includes:
- the LOC130727454 gene encoding uncharacterized protein LOC130727454: MNEYWNQFSYSPFCYVWDPIEEIHVISNMVSELQWSSPPLPPPLPSPSYERFLRPARRGFKRCRRSTTARTTARLSSFNFSDLVTDFGDIAVVSSSPSSFSDSMVMASDSLMVQESFVKVEDEDFFLHAPVPLSSACFDSAIDETISEKILDHFPVSFFADREIKIPAWKPAIEPFVFGTISKGFSVSSSLLDSSSTRDATTTSNSGSSSFSDSAMVETVPEKILEASASSISLVEEAIASDSMSTTDLGVASSLISRISFFADQNVQFLAWKPATNAYAFGNFSEVVINLGADSSSYSPCLMKNSVTQQIDVPHIIDQSFGESCVTKVTQILLSIKEFQLSWLGLWDFSFNWMNGSNLLLEIDGFWCCPQAVCENDTMIGDSSKSILLDPGEFRSCTQGVCVNAPMIDRCSLSSLEQVQLESFDKQIGCASNLSIYQDVLVLVCCNSCREELGLLRLLIVNVGDKFLCVEDVKFSLEVPMSPYFRTDSFYSIANTAEKEIELVISVFCVGYFSLCLYKMFKGIKWKEITLKTTSIFLAISSEVFFVLNALIWRQRSSGAGPFDAVIAHVFLWFGNSIPLVFVAAATLFIKCLLEYLHDQYLEAIKQINNYNSSVLILLSFLMMRVNQ, encoded by the coding sequence atGAATGAATATTGGAATCAATTTTCCTATTCTCCCTTTTGCTATGTTTGGGATCCCATTGAAGAAAtccatgtgatttctaacatggtatcagagctccaatGGAGCTCACCGCCTCTTCCGCCGCCACTGCCGTCGCCGAGTTACGAGCGCTTCCTCCGACCTGCTCGACGTGGCTTCAAGCGCTGCCGCCGCAGCACCACTGCGAGAACCACTGCGAGATTATCTTCCTTCAATTTCTCTGATTTGGTCACTGATTTTGGAGACATTGCTGTAgtttcatcttctccttcatcGTTCTCTGATTCGATGGTCATGGCTTCTGATTCTCTCATGGTGCAAGAATCATTCGTGAAGGTTGAAGATGAGGATTTTTTCTTGCATGCTCCAGTTCCTCTTTCCTCTGCGTGCTTTGATTCTGCCATAGATGAAACGATTTCTGAGAAGATTCTTGATCATTTTCCTGTTTCTTTCTTCGCCGATCGAGAAATCAAGATTCCGGCGTGGAAACCGGCGATTGAGCCGTTCGTTTTTGGCACTATCAGCAAGGGTTTCTCCGTTTCTTCTTCATTGCTGGATTCATCGTCCACTCgcgatgctactacaacttccaATTCTGGTTCTTCGTCCTTCTCTGATTCAGCCATGGTTGAAACTGTGCCTGAGAAAATTCTTGAAGCTTCCGCTTCATCAATTTCTCTCGTGGAAGAAGCCATTGCTTCTGATTCAATGTCGACCACTGATCTTGGTGTAGCATCTTCCCTTATTTCGCGTATTTCGTTCTTTGCTGATCAGAATGTTCAATTTCTGGCATGGAAACCAGCCACCAATGCTTATGCTTTTGGAAATTTTAGTGAGGTTGTGATTAATCTTGGAGCAGATTCATCTTCCTATTCTCCATGTCTCATGAAGAATTCTGTTACTCAACAAATTGATGTTCCTCACATCATCGATCAGTCTTTTGGAGAAAGTTGTGTCACAAAGGTAACTCAAATCCTTCTTTCAATCAAAGAATTTCAATTGTCTTGGCTGGGATTATGGGATTTCTCCTTTAATTGGATGAATGGTTCGAACTTGTTGCTTGAGATTGATGGTTTTTGGTGTTGTCCACAAGCTGTTTGTGAAAATGACACAATGATAGGAGATTCTTCTAAGTCAATTTTACTTGATCCTGGTGAATTCAGGAGCTGCACACAAGGTGTTTGTGTAAATGCACCAATGATTGATAGATGCTCATTAAGCAGTTTGGAGCAAGTTCAGCTTGAGTCATTTGATAAACAAATAGGTTGTGCTTCAAATTTGAGCATATATCAGGATGTATTGGTGCTTGTCTGTTGTAACAGTTGCAGAGAAGAACTTGGGCTCTTGAGATTGTTGATTGTGAATGTAGGAGATAAGTTTTTATGTGTTGAAGATGTCAAGTTTTCATTAGAAGTGCCTATGTCTCCTTATTTCAGAACTGATTCATTTTACTCCATTGCTAACACTGCTGAGAAGGAGATTGAATTGGTGATATCTGTATTCTGTGTTGGATATTTTTCATTATGTCTTTATAAGATGTTCAAGGGAATAAAATGGAAGGAAATCACTCTCAAGACAACATCCATATTTCTTGCTATTTCATCTGAAGTATTCTTTGTGCTAAATGCTCTTATCTGGAGGCAGAGATCTTCTGGGGCAGGGCCTTTTGATGCAGTGATTGCTCATGTTTTCTTATGGTTTGGCAACTCAATTCCACTTGTTTTTGTTGCTGCTGCCACATTGTTCATCAAGTGCTTACTTGAGTATTTGCATGATCAGTACTTGGAAGCAATAAAGCAAATCAACAACTACAACAGCAGTGTATTAATACTGCTGAGTTTCTTAATGATGAGAGTGAACCAGTGA
- the LOC130710399 gene encoding uncharacterized protein LOC130710399, protein MPRGEYKKYGFLCQWSHNSAAREEAEAQRAATAALVAAQNHAEENARRVQREERKQAAAQTRGLNDFKRQDPPKFSGGFNPEEADLWLQELEKIFTFLRTTAEMKVDYATYLLTGEAEYWWRGARAMMEADHQAITWECFRGAFLDKYFPNSARAAKEAQFLRLRQGGMTVAEYASKLESLAKHFRYFRGQIDEGYMCERFIDGLSYELQRAVQPLGLNRYQVLVEKTKGIEAIDNARGKFQGQNKPNQGNGGPARTNQGRNDKGRHYHKKPYVRPQGEGTASGSFYPTGGNAIAPRPLAVSLDGVTCFKCNQKGHYASHCPEGPLMCWNCNKPGHLARDCRIPKVEDAANVAGARRPIAGGRVYFISGTEVDEDEGLIHGNREIPGNSLIVLFKLWCYTFCYRLSLCDVVKTRCDRITIRPDSIYSCFIRMKQ, encoded by the coding sequence ATGCCAAGGGGTGAGTATAAAAAATATGGTTTTTTATGCCAATGGAGCCATAACTCcgctgcaagggaggaagctgaagctcaacgtgctgctactgctgctttggtggctgcacaaaaccaTGCTGAAGAAAATGCTCGTCGTGTTCAGCGTGAGGAGCGTAAAcaagctgctgctcagaccaggggtctgaacgatttcaagcgtcaggatccgccgaagttctctgggggCTTCAATCCGGAggaagctgacttatggctccaagagttggagaagatcttcacctttctgcgtaccactgcagagatgaaagtggattatgcgacctacctgctgactggtgaagctgagtattggtggcgcggggctagagctatgatggaagccgaccatcaagctatcacttgggagtgcttccggggagctttcctggacaagtactttcctaatagtgctagagccgctaaggaagcacaatttctgagactccgtcaaggaggcatgaccgtaGCTGAGTATGCTTCTAAGTTGGAATCATTGGCGAAACATTTCCGCTACTTTCGAGGACAGATAGATGAAGGCTATATGTGCGAGCGCTTCATTGATGGGCTGagttatgagctgcagagggcggtgcaaccgctaggactgaatcgctaccaagtgctggtagagaagaccaaggggattgaggccattgataatgcaaggggcaaaTTCCAAGGTCAGAACAAGCCTAATCAGGGAAAtggaggtccggctaggactaatcaaggaagaaatgacAAGGGTAGGCATTACCATaagaagccgtatgttcgtcctcAGGGTGAGGGGACAGCTTCTGGTTCTTTTTATCCCACGGGTGGGAATGCTATTGCACCGAGACCTCTAGCAGTAAGTTTGGACGGTGTGacatgcttcaagtgtaaccaaaAGGGACATTATGCCAGCCACTGTCCCGAGGGTCCTCTGATGTGCtggaactgcaacaagccaggccATCTCGCTAGGGATTGCAGGATTCCTAAGGTTGAGGAtgctgcaaatgttgctggggctaggaggcctattgctggtggaagggtctactTCATTAGTGGAACTGAAGTTGATGAAGACGAGGGTCTAATCCACGGTAACCGCGAGATCccgggtaattcccttatcgtACTATTTAAATTATGGTGCTACACCTTCTGTTATAGACTTAGCTTGTGCGACGTGGTTAAAACTAGATGTGACAGAATTACCATTCGACCTGATAGTATCTACTCTTGTTTCATAAGGATGAAACAGTAG
- the LOC130727455 gene encoding DDT domain-containing protein DDR4 yields MQHGVEDGGSGDDQNARPEENHLDSEILKLRQRWELASVLNFLDVFSPILGKDLKLSAEEIEIGLVKPDAALSRLHVQLLKGMPPVSKTLDDSDKWVTVLCKKLTMWWPWVAEGEIPLKQSKGEEISKYKELDPSDRLLLLKALCEVRADQHDAVSYINDALKEGTQVSSFRKDALGRDGAGTSYWYDANSKGQSHRLYKETITMSRSSPKAKVKGCLPLPTINFHWETLASNLEEFSEVAEKFSSSMSTLEFNVGKKLQSDAIPVLEKLQKKKERALKQKQRQEMLLKDFQKPYVSGTTRSCRTRKPISYTFEAYDQTIKEAIQLTNKRKSPGASQDGNRGSEDKSNSKDVSSTDSDSKSDVPPLSESDDTGYKIENRGSSEEENDDIDSEMGRSEAQTSRAVSYPKGVRQSERLTGVPNHSVQENRAKQRLRQRLTRNSAMESIVIPDSEDEQGGKTDLSESS; encoded by the exons ATGCAGCACGGCGTAGAGGACGGTGGTAGCGGCGACGACCAAAACGCGCGTCCCGAGGAGAATCATCTGGACTCCGAGATTCTCAAGCTGCGTCAACGCTGGGAACTCGCTTCTGTTCTCAATTTCTTGGAC GTGTTTAGTCCGATACTTGGTAAGGATTTGAAGCTGTCAGCTGAAGAAATTGAGATCGGCCTTGTTAAGCCTGATGCTGCGCTTTCTCGTCTTCATGTTCAACTTTTGAAG GGAATGCCACCTGTGAGTAAAACATTGGATGATTCTGATAAATGGGTGACCGTACTCTGTAAGAAGCTGACAATGTGGTGGCCTTGG GTTGCTGAGGGGGAGATTCCACTTAAACAATCTAAAGG AGAGGAGATATCCAAGTACAAGGAACTTGATCCATCAGATCGTTTACTGCTGCTAAAAGCACTTTGTGAAGTTAGAGCTGAC CAACACGATGCAGTGTCATACATTAATGACGCCTTAAAAGAAGGAACCCAAGTTTCTTCTTTTCGCAAAGATGCCTTAGGAAGAGATGGAGCTGGTACATCCTATTG GTATGATGCAAATTCAAAAGGTCAAAGTCACAGATTGTACAAGGAAACAATCACCATGTCAAGATCAAGCCCAAAGGCTAAGGTCAAAGGATGTTTACCACTTCCGACCATTAACTTCCATTGGGAAACACTTGCTTCCAATCTTGAGGAATTTTCAGAAgtagct GAAAAATTCTCATCCAGCATGTCAACTTTGGAATTTAATGTTGGCAAGAAGCTTCAAAGTGATGCCATTCCTGTTCTTGAAAAGCTTCAGAAG aagaaagaaagagcattGAAACAGAAGCAGAGGCAGGAAATGCTTTTGAAAGATTTTCAGAAACCTTATGTTTCTGGAACTACACGATCTTGTCGCACTCGAAAGCCTATTAGTTACACATTTG AAGCTTATGATCAAACAATTAAGGAGGCAATACAGCTAACAAA CAAAAGGAAGTCTCCTGGTGCTAGCCAAGATGGAaacagaggatcagaagataaATCCAACTCAAAAGATGTTTCTTCCACAGACAGTGATTCAAAAAGCGATGTGCCCCCCTTATCCGAGAGTGATGATACTGGTTATAAAATTGAGAATCGCGGTAGCAGTGAGGAAGAGAATGACGACATTGATAGTGAGATGGGTAGGTCAGAAGCACAGACAAGCCGTGCAGTTTCTTATCCCAAGGGTGTTCGCCAGAGTGAGCGGTTAACTGGCGTCCCTAACCATTCAGTTCAAGAAAACAGAGCAAAGCAAAGACTGAGACAAAGACTAACCCGCAATTCTGCCATGGAATCTATAGTTATACCGGATTCAGAGGATGAACAAGGAGGGAAGACAGATCTCTCGGAGTCTAGTTAA
- the LOC130727456 gene encoding acetylglutamate kinase, chloroplastic, with product MLGGALISKTFTNLFTPFPFISRTEIKTKNPTTNLTFPSTACRCSSAVHLPPTTTAAESLSPGQSRVDILAESLPFIQKFRGKTIVVKYGGAAMKSPELQASVINDLVLLSCVGLRPVMVHGGGPEINNWLGRLNIQAVFRDGLRVTDAETMEIVSMVLVGKVNKTLVSLINKAGATAVGLSGMDGRLLMARPSPKASDLGFVGEVARVDPAVLRSLIDSNHIPVVTSVAADESGQPYNINADTVAGELAAALGAEKLILLTDVAGILEDRNDPDSLVKKIDIKGVKRMMEDGKVGGGMIPKVNCCVRSLAQGVTTASIIDGRVPHSLLLEILTDEGAGTMITG from the coding sequence ATGTTGGGTGGAGCATTGATTTCCAAAACCTTCACAAACTTGTTCACCCCTTTCCCATTCATTTCCAGAACCGAAATCAAAACCAAAAATCCAACCACTAACCTCACTTTCCCTTCAACTGCTTGCCGCTGTAGCTCCGCCGTTCACCTTCCGCcgaccaccaccgccgccgagTCACTGTCTCCGGGTCAATCCCGAGTTGACATCCTCGCGGAATCGCTCCCCTTCATCCAGAAATTCAGGGGCAAGACCATCGTCGTCAAGTATGGCGGCGCCGCCATGAAGTCCCCTGAGCTGCAAGCTTCTGTAATCAACGACCTCGTCCTCCTCTCCTGCGTCGGCCTTCGTCCTGTCATGGTTCACGGCGGCGGCCCTGAGATCAACAACTGGCTCGGCCGCCTCAATATTCAGGCTGTCTTCCGCGATGGCCTCCGCGTCACTGATGCTGAAACCATGGAGATCGTGTCCATGGTACTGGTAGGCAAGGTTAATAAGACCCTCGTCTCGCTCATCAACAAGGCTGGAGCCACCGCTGTTGGACTCTCCGGAATGGACGGCCGCCTCCTCATGGCGAGGCCCAGCCCTAAAGCCTCTGACCTAGGGTTTGTCGGCGAGGTGGCCAGGGTGGACCCTGCAGTTCTCCGGTCGCTGATTGACAGCAACCACATTCCGGTGGTGACGTCCGTGGCGGCGGATGAGTCCGGGCAGCCGTATAACATCAATGCGGACACGGTGGCCGGAGAGTTGGCGGCTGCGCTGGGGGCGGAGAAGCTGATTCTGTTGACTGATGTGGCGGGGATTTTGGAGGATCGGAATGATCCGGATAGCTTGGTGAAGAAGATTGATATAAAAGGGGTGAAGAGGATGATGGAGGATGGCAAGGTTGGTGGTGGCATGATTCCGAAGGTGAATTGTTGCGTGCGATCGCTCGCGCAAGGTGTTACTACAGCCAGCATTATTGATGGCAGGGTTCCACACTCTTTGTTACTGGAGATTTTAACTGATGAAGGTGCTGGAACTATGATCACTGgttaa